In one Silene latifolia isolate original U9 population chromosome 10, ASM4854445v1, whole genome shotgun sequence genomic region, the following are encoded:
- the LOC141605826 gene encoding hydrophobic protein RCI2A-like: MASEGTHTFWELICAILLPPLGVCLKDGCCTCEFFICLVLTLLGYIPGIIYAVYVIVVKRGREQRDAEGLYAPLPQ; the protein is encoded by the exons ATGGCATCTGAAGGTACACATACTTTTTGGGAACTTATCTGTGCCATCCTCCTTCCTCCTCTTGGTGTCTGCCTTAAAGATGGTTGTTGCACT TGTGAGTTCTTCATCTGCTTGGTGTTGACACTATTGGGGTACATTCCTGGAATCATCTATGCTGTGTACGTGATCGTGGTGAAGCGTGGTCGTGAGCAACGTGACGCGGAAGGACTTTATGCTCCTCTTCCTCAATAA